The following are from one region of the Rhodopirellula sp. P2 genome:
- a CDS encoding serine/threonine-protein kinase, producing MKRHAMSALADTMELPADYSNPLATSRPMKFTHSPNDLVLDRYTIRRGIGVGGFGEVYFAVSQAGKEVALKRIQRNLEVELRGVSHCLNLKHLNLVSLHDVCRDADDQAWVVMEYVAGPNLREVMDEAAKSAKSDSRNVLPSGLFESQVRHWFAGASAGVAHLHSAGLVHRDIKPGNLFDDNGIVKVGDYGLSKFISTSHRSGHTESIGTFHYMAPEIGRGQYGQEIDLYALGVILFEMLTGELPFDGETPQEIIVKHLTDSPDLSRVPNPYRNVVHRCLQKDPSKRPRDVAEMLSLASMPSDPTPVLAEVVASESKPSNSDSSRFPSKKRRHIDPVVAAGLASPNSGGASMVLNSSAGEEPIARAVRNSFSDARAWWRALETSPGIKLVLAVSAVAILLINTHWLLPVLSMVGFFYVPYYVIRHVVLQLSDPASYSPTSSDSQGVRQDGPPAHAVANVRPVVKPTMTKAQVRSLLRTSLSDRTRLSRSAEWATSGMTSMIVAGVLLLLSSVIGMRSTPFTPMALAPYVWMALVIWLGAFGLLGIGKFWEGSDGEGLVRRLVSSSWGACLGLLAFVLGHFLMVPMDEGLGRDIDATVLPVSFYLESGVPKAAAMMGHFALLFALLRMWKPVDPLRRVRLSLWAVTVAVVGEWVVHQIVPVPQPAGMLIAGGVIVMTQLSAPWVKADAISTV from the coding sequence ATGAAAAGGCATGCGATGAGTGCTTTGGCCGATACAATGGAACTTCCCGCAGACTACTCGAATCCTTTGGCAACATCACGCCCGATGAAATTCACCCACTCCCCCAACGATCTGGTCCTGGACCGATACACGATTCGTCGTGGCATCGGCGTGGGGGGATTTGGTGAGGTGTATTTCGCGGTCAGCCAAGCGGGCAAAGAAGTCGCGCTCAAACGAATCCAGCGAAACCTGGAAGTGGAGCTGCGAGGTGTTTCTCACTGCTTGAACCTCAAGCATCTGAATTTGGTTTCGCTTCACGACGTTTGTCGCGACGCCGATGACCAAGCTTGGGTCGTGATGGAATACGTCGCGGGCCCCAACCTGCGTGAAGTGATGGATGAGGCAGCCAAGTCCGCCAAATCCGATTCTCGCAACGTCCTGCCCAGCGGTCTGTTTGAATCGCAAGTCCGGCACTGGTTTGCCGGTGCGTCCGCCGGTGTGGCTCATTTGCACTCGGCCGGTTTGGTTCACCGTGATATCAAACCGGGCAACCTGTTTGACGACAACGGCATTGTCAAAGTCGGCGACTACGGGCTCAGCAAGTTCATTTCCACGTCGCATCGCAGTGGGCACACGGAGAGCATCGGAACGTTCCATTACATGGCGCCGGAAATCGGCCGGGGACAGTATGGACAGGAGATCGATTTGTATGCACTCGGTGTGATCTTGTTCGAGATGCTGACAGGCGAACTGCCGTTTGATGGTGAGACCCCGCAAGAGATCATCGTCAAGCACTTGACCGACTCACCGGACTTGTCCCGGGTGCCCAACCCGTATCGAAATGTGGTTCATCGATGCTTGCAAAAGGATCCCAGCAAACGTCCACGTGACGTCGCGGAGATGCTTTCGTTGGCCTCGATGCCTTCGGACCCGACGCCGGTTTTGGCGGAGGTGGTTGCTTCTGAATCGAAGCCGTCCAACAGCGATTCCTCCCGTTTTCCGTCGAAGAAACGCCGACACATCGACCCTGTGGTTGCCGCCGGATTGGCGTCGCCAAACTCGGGCGGTGCGTCGATGGTTTTGAATTCGTCGGCGGGGGAAGAACCGATCGCTCGAGCTGTTCGCAACAGTTTTTCAGATGCGCGAGCGTGGTGGCGAGCGCTGGAAACGTCTCCCGGCATCAAATTGGTGTTGGCCGTTTCGGCAGTCGCGATTTTGTTGATCAACACGCATTGGTTGCTACCAGTGCTGTCGATGGTGGGGTTTTTCTATGTTCCTTATTACGTGATTCGTCATGTCGTGTTGCAGCTATCGGATCCCGCGTCCTATTCGCCAACGTCATCCGATTCGCAAGGCGTCCGGCAGGACGGCCCCCCTGCTCATGCCGTTGCAAATGTTCGCCCAGTGGTCAAACCGACGATGACAAAAGCTCAAGTTCGATCGTTGTTGAGAACCAGTTTGTCGGACCGAACTCGGTTGTCACGGTCGGCCGAATGGGCCACGTCGGGAATGACCTCCATGATTGTGGCAGGTGTCCTGTTGTTGCTCAGTTCCGTGATCGGGATGCGCAGCACCCCATTCACGCCCATGGCCTTGGCACCTTACGTGTGGATGGCTCTGGTGATTTGGCTGGGTGCATTCGGATTGTTGGGAATCGGAAAGTTCTGGGAAGGCAGCGATGGAGAGGGTTTGGTCCGCCGTCTGGTGTCCTCGTCCTGGGGAGCCTGTTTGGGGTTGCTCGCGTTCGTGCTCGGTCACTTCTTGATGGTCCCGATGGACGAAGGTTTGGGGCGAGACATTGATGCGACCGTCCTTCCGGTTTCGTTCTACTTGGAATCAGGAGTGCCGAAAGCGGCCGCCATGATGGGGCACTTCGCGTTGCTGTTTGCCTTGCTTCGAATGTGGAAACCTGTTGATCCCCTGCGTCGCGTTCGGTTGAGCCTGTGGGCGGTCACCGTCGCGGTGGTGGGTGAATGGGTTGTGCACCAAATCGTTCCCGTCCCTCAACCCGCAGGCATGTTGATTGCCGGCGGCGTGATCGTGATGACTCAATTGTCAGCTCCTTGGGTGAAAGCCGATGCAATCTCAACCGTCTGA
- a CDS encoding DUF1571 domain-containing protein, with protein sequence MNTPRRQFLGLAGGLLAGGLSQSNLFGQDPQWTKPVHRVANAALSAQKAAPAAGINSAKADLVRGLEMARQSLSRSKAEVNDYTAILVKRERIGDTVGEHEYMTIKVRNRKEVNGRLVQPFSVYLAFLKPSSVKGREVIYVENQNNGNIVAHEGGFKGRFLPTVSIPPTGMLAMRGQRYPMTEIGVENMILKLIERGEKALQFEDVHAEFRKGARLKDRSCTVLQLTQPTRRPDAEFHTAQVFMDDELDMPIRYIAYDWPAAADGRGEVIEEYNYLNLKVNVGLTDADFDPYNEAYNFHS encoded by the coding sequence ATGAATACCCCCCGTCGTCAATTTTTGGGACTCGCCGGCGGATTGCTGGCTGGTGGACTCTCTCAATCGAACCTCTTCGGCCAAGATCCTCAGTGGACCAAACCGGTTCACCGGGTCGCCAACGCCGCCTTGTCCGCACAGAAAGCCGCCCCGGCCGCCGGAATCAATTCCGCAAAGGCCGACTTGGTTCGCGGCCTGGAAATGGCCCGCCAATCGCTTTCTCGTTCGAAAGCGGAAGTCAACGACTACACCGCCATCCTGGTGAAACGGGAACGCATTGGCGACACCGTTGGCGAACACGAATACATGACCATCAAGGTTCGCAACCGCAAAGAGGTCAATGGTCGGTTGGTTCAACCCTTCAGCGTTTACTTGGCGTTCCTGAAGCCGAGTTCGGTCAAAGGCCGCGAGGTCATCTACGTCGAAAATCAGAACAACGGCAACATCGTGGCTCACGAGGGTGGCTTCAAAGGCCGCTTTTTGCCGACGGTCTCGATTCCGCCAACCGGGATGTTGGCGATGCGTGGCCAACGATATCCGATGACCGAAATCGGTGTCGAAAACATGATCCTGAAGCTGATCGAACGAGGCGAAAAGGCTCTGCAGTTCGAAGACGTTCACGCTGAGTTCCGCAAAGGCGCTCGCCTGAAAGATCGTTCCTGCACGGTGCTGCAGTTGACGCAACCTACCCGCCGTCCGGATGCCGAATTCCACACCGCTCAGGTGTTCATGGACGACGAACTGGACATGCCCATTCGCTACATCGCATACGATTGGCCTGCTGCTGCCGACGGACGTGGCGAGGTGATTGAGGAGTACAACTACCTCAACCTGAAGGTCAACGTTGGGCTGACGGACGCCGATTTTGATCCGTACAACGAAGCCTACAACTTCCACTCGTAG
- a CDS encoding thioredoxin family protein, whose protein sequence is MPSITRPASLAVTSIAAAFIGLASLLFIGCNGPSNSAPAANIPADAIQQVVGSADNESLVLVKFGAPWCGPCRQVDKEIASLASTLPEDVRVITVDVDERPEVAAKFGIQGIPRMFLVRNGEVLADEVGYRSESELRNWVASYQ, encoded by the coding sequence ATGCCGTCCATTACTCGCCCCGCATCGCTCGCCGTGACCTCCATCGCAGCGGCATTCATCGGTTTGGCCTCGCTGCTTTTCATCGGGTGCAATGGACCGAGCAACTCGGCTCCCGCTGCAAATATCCCTGCGGATGCGATCCAGCAAGTCGTCGGCTCAGCGGACAACGAAAGCCTGGTCTTGGTCAAGTTTGGTGCCCCCTGGTGCGGTCCATGTCGACAAGTCGACAAAGAAATCGCGTCCCTCGCCTCGACTCTGCCAGAGGACGTTCGCGTGATCACCGTTGATGTGGACGAGCGTCCCGAAGTCGCCGCGAAATTTGGCATTCAGGGCATCCCCCGAATGTTCTTGGTTCGAAACGGCGAAGTCCTGGCTGACGAAGTTGGGTATCGCTCGGAGTCGGAACTGCGAAATTGGGTCGCAAGCTACCAGTGA
- a CDS encoding signal peptidase II, whose product MNSAKENLSGYQSDSSNTAPQPAAFPASRYALFFGLAIAGGALDLWSKEVVFRWRGLPGTQDVHWIIEGYFGIETAVNIGAVFGLGAGQGLMFAAISVIAAVAIVAWLFFFQAARSSWLTFALGCITGGIIGNLYDRLGFWWEPGLPDQWQSGVRDWILWQASEQWKWPNFNIADSLLVTGAIMLLIQSFFFPPPPLNEPAGTVSPDDDTAAPTEGPKPASS is encoded by the coding sequence ATGAATTCAGCCAAAGAGAATCTTTCCGGATACCAATCCGATTCTTCCAACACCGCTCCCCAACCAGCGGCATTTCCCGCCAGTCGCTACGCACTGTTCTTCGGCCTGGCCATCGCCGGAGGGGCGCTGGATCTGTGGAGCAAGGAAGTCGTCTTTCGCTGGCGCGGCCTGCCCGGAACCCAAGATGTTCACTGGATCATTGAGGGCTACTTCGGAATCGAAACCGCAGTGAACATTGGCGCGGTCTTCGGCTTGGGAGCCGGCCAGGGATTGATGTTCGCAGCCATCTCAGTGATCGCCGCTGTGGCGATCGTCGCCTGGCTGTTCTTCTTCCAGGCAGCCCGTTCGAGTTGGTTGACATTCGCCTTGGGATGCATCACGGGGGGGATCATCGGCAACCTTTACGACCGCCTAGGATTTTGGTGGGAACCTGGACTGCCCGATCAGTGGCAAAGCGGCGTTCGCGATTGGATTCTCTGGCAAGCGTCGGAGCAATGGAAATGGCCCAACTTCAACATTGCGGATTCCCTGTTGGTCACCGGAGCAATCATGTTGTTGATTCAATCCTTTTTCTTCCCACCTCCGCCGCTGAACGAACCTGCTGGCACCGTCTCTCCAGACGATGACACCGCGGCCCCCACCGAAGGTCCGAAGCCGGCATCCTCGTGA
- a CDS encoding efflux RND transporter permease subunit, which yields MRTSLIAAPRHGLARFLWVWRWWLFCTGCLSAIPLTIYQTDLGMDRSLAAMFSPSDPTLNQYQHLQQTFGGNLVVMLVYDDAELMTPEGLARNQKWTQSAESIDGVRGVLSVAKLVQAFAYIRPQFSFLGGSIQSDQEATPAPSTMLAEDDPVANSFRELFAGYTHGRDEQTAAIVAMLQPGHTESAIEDLQRLADQIPSDRAPVLIGEPVLLDDAFDMIQADGNRLALGTIGLLSLVMLLTLRDYRVVLLAAMAIAWATVCTRASMVALGMEMSLVSTILIAIIAVIVVAAVMHLGVRSRDSVGDTESSPSSESTIRVIAFLAIPILWTCLTDAAGFASLLNSDVRPVQQFGEMTAVAAVAIVAALIWFTPALMSLPSGKREQPHETPLDDRLSPSKRFLVHLVSTSLRHRKLLSMAAVIALVVCTIMVTQLKTETSFLSNFRDSSRIVQAYERVEQQLGGAGVWDVVLPAPDTITPEYANRVRKFETELRELEVVDSATGQTHGLTKVLSLADADEVAAMSPLLSLVTPEVRLTGMRSAIPTFADALLTFDPPQEGSQRQLRIMLRSEEGLPGEVKRKLIERVSQSAQDFDERSLVTGYSVLMSQLVSSLLRDQWNALAIALALVGILIALATGSLRYALVALLTNTLPIMFVLALMGLAGGGLDLGSAMIGAVSIGLSIDGSIHFLAGYQRGRTAGLDSTTAATEAATDVATPILLATLALVVGFGILMTSPFIPTATFGMLIAATLAASAATNLMLLPAVIVAVDRPTISP from the coding sequence GTGAGAACCTCGTTGATCGCTGCCCCGCGTCACGGACTCGCCCGATTCTTGTGGGTGTGGCGTTGGTGGCTGTTCTGCACGGGTTGCCTGTCAGCGATCCCGCTGACGATTTACCAGACCGACCTGGGCATGGATCGATCCCTGGCCGCGATGTTTTCGCCGTCCGATCCCACTCTGAACCAGTATCAACATCTGCAACAAACCTTCGGCGGCAATTTGGTCGTCATGCTGGTCTACGATGACGCGGAGCTGATGACGCCGGAGGGTCTCGCACGCAACCAAAAGTGGACCCAGTCGGCCGAATCGATCGATGGCGTGCGGGGTGTCCTTTCCGTCGCGAAATTGGTCCAAGCCTTTGCCTACATACGTCCCCAGTTCTCGTTCCTGGGCGGATCCATCCAATCGGATCAAGAGGCCACCCCAGCACCGTCGACGATGCTCGCGGAAGACGACCCCGTCGCGAATTCATTTCGAGAACTTTTCGCGGGATACACGCACGGTCGAGATGAGCAGACCGCTGCCATCGTCGCGATGCTTCAACCTGGCCACACCGAGTCAGCCATCGAAGACTTGCAACGACTGGCCGACCAAATCCCTTCCGACCGGGCTCCGGTTCTGATTGGCGAACCGGTGCTGCTCGATGATGCTTTTGACATGATTCAAGCGGATGGCAACCGCCTGGCACTGGGAACAATCGGTTTGCTCAGCCTGGTCATGCTACTGACCCTGCGCGACTACCGAGTCGTCTTGTTAGCAGCGATGGCGATCGCTTGGGCGACGGTCTGCACCCGTGCCTCGATGGTTGCTTTGGGAATGGAAATGTCATTGGTTTCAACCATTTTGATCGCAATCATTGCGGTCATCGTGGTGGCCGCGGTGATGCACCTCGGCGTCCGATCACGCGACAGCGTGGGCGACACCGAGTCATCCCCTTCAAGCGAGTCGACCATTCGAGTCATTGCCTTCTTGGCCATTCCGATCCTGTGGACATGTCTCACCGACGCGGCTGGTTTCGCATCGCTGCTGAACTCTGACGTTCGTCCGGTGCAGCAGTTTGGCGAGATGACTGCCGTGGCGGCCGTGGCCATTGTCGCCGCCTTGATCTGGTTCACCCCTGCTTTGATGAGCCTGCCTTCTGGGAAGCGTGAACAGCCGCACGAGACGCCTCTCGATGATCGACTCTCGCCGTCAAAACGATTCCTCGTTCATCTGGTTTCGACCAGCCTGCGCCATCGAAAGCTTCTGTCGATGGCCGCTGTCATCGCCTTGGTCGTGTGCACCATCATGGTGACGCAACTCAAAACCGAGACGAGTTTTCTCAGCAACTTTCGTGACAGCAGTCGCATCGTTCAAGCGTACGAGAGGGTAGAACAACAACTGGGTGGGGCGGGAGTGTGGGACGTCGTCCTGCCGGCTCCTGACACCATCACCCCCGAGTACGCAAATCGTGTTCGGAAATTCGAAACCGAACTGCGTGAACTGGAAGTGGTTGATTCGGCCACGGGGCAAACTCATGGTCTGACCAAAGTCTTGTCGCTCGCGGATGCCGATGAAGTTGCGGCGATGAGTCCGTTGTTGTCGCTCGTCACGCCGGAGGTCCGCCTGACTGGAATGCGATCCGCCATCCCAACCTTCGCGGACGCATTGCTGACGTTTGATCCGCCCCAGGAAGGCAGCCAACGTCAACTGCGGATCATGCTGCGCAGCGAAGAAGGTCTGCCGGGTGAAGTCAAGCGAAAACTGATTGAGCGAGTCTCGCAGTCGGCCCAGGACTTCGACGAGCGTTCACTCGTGACCGGCTACTCGGTGCTGATGTCGCAACTGGTCAGCAGCCTGCTGCGTGATCAGTGGAACGCGCTGGCGATCGCCTTGGCCCTGGTGGGGATTCTGATTGCACTCGCGACGGGAAGCTTGCGTTATGCACTCGTTGCGCTGTTGACCAACACACTGCCGATCATGTTCGTGCTGGCGCTGATGGGATTGGCCGGAGGGGGCTTGGATTTGGGATCCGCCATGATTGGTGCGGTCTCCATCGGGTTGTCGATCGATGGTTCCATTCACTTCTTGGCCGGGTACCAACGCGGCCGAACAGCGGGACTGGATTCGACGACCGCAGCCACCGAGGCGGCGACGGATGTGGCGACTCCGATTTTGCTGGCCACCTTGGCATTGGTCGTTGGCTTCGGGATTTTGATGACCAGCCCTTTCATTCCCACCGCGACCTTTGGCATGTTGATTGCCGCGACCTTGGCCGCTTCGGCGGCGACCAATCTGATGCTGTTGCCTGCCGTCATCGTTGCCGTCGACCGCCCGACAATCTCACCTTGA
- a CDS encoding HAD family hydrolase, giving the protein MHLLGVALDMDGLLFDTERIYFQVGQVLLQRRGHTFTLELQQKMMGRIGLSAIGQMIEHHGLDDDPVSLLAESDDVYGELLLGELRPMPGLEEWIGRLKTSGLPFGLATSSRRKFVDQILPTTQWATDLAFILTGDDVTHGKPHPEMYLKAADRLGVSPSQMLVLEDSGNGAKAAVSAGAVTVAVPNEHTQLHAFEDVHLVADSLADRRLWDLLPSKSDFS; this is encoded by the coding sequence ATGCACCTTCTCGGCGTCGCCTTGGACATGGACGGGCTGTTATTCGACACCGAACGAATTTACTTCCAAGTGGGGCAAGTGTTGCTGCAACGTCGTGGGCACACGTTCACATTGGAATTGCAACAAAAGATGATGGGTCGGATCGGGTTGTCAGCGATCGGCCAAATGATTGAACACCATGGGCTGGATGACGATCCAGTGTCTTTGCTGGCGGAATCCGACGATGTTTACGGTGAGCTTTTGCTCGGTGAACTTCGACCGATGCCAGGCCTGGAAGAATGGATCGGGCGTTTGAAAACCAGCGGATTGCCCTTTGGTTTGGCGACCAGCAGTCGACGCAAGTTTGTGGACCAGATTTTGCCCACCACGCAGTGGGCCACCGACTTGGCATTCATCTTGACGGGTGACGATGTCACGCACGGCAAACCCCATCCAGAGATGTACTTGAAAGCCGCTGATCGACTTGGCGTGTCGCCATCTCAAATGCTGGTTTTGGAAGACAGTGGCAACGGTGCCAAGGCGGCGGTCTCCGCCGGCGCGGTCACAGTGGCGGTTCCCAACGAGCACACTCAATTGCATGCGTTCGAGGATGTTCATCTGGTGGCCGACTCACTGGCAGACCGAAGATTGTGGGATCTGCTGCCTTCGAAAAGCGACTTTTCGTAA
- a CDS encoding serine/threonine protein kinase — MTVKTTHTIAPGYEPITGYRLEKKIGEGGFGEVWRANAPGGLKKAVKFVFGAKDAKRGSRELKSLERIKGVHHPFLLTLERFGIVNDRLVIVTELADGSLEDVLKRHQDRGSCGIPRAALLSYLHDAADALDYLHGSYQLQHLDVKPGNLLLVGGHVKVGDFGLLKDLREIDHSVIGGLTPIYAPPELFDGRPSINSDQYSLAVMYQELLTGTRPFAGRTIAQLATQHIHAAPVLDSLPAADRVAVARALEKDPERRFESCKDFVEALRTPRGREGTVVQTTTKASVLTRQEAVEDLPSLQSRCAIFHGRVTGHALVVAVGGAGAECLHELRSRVATLHSACPLDLHSVLIDTDMSAIHAARLAEASDRIPPATILHTPLKSAQQYREGRTDHFRSLSRRWIYNVPRSGATEGMRPLGRLAMVDHAKSIDTGLRASIDHLAAVCGDRVPSVYIVGSLSGGTASGMVMDLAPRIRTLLDEAGLESASVLPLLSTVSLQGNPHQPLTLHDSHAAVSEIGHYMLPENSYPGDSGIQWQGVPASRNPLRNAYVVVDGDHALPDSCSAAATIVDYLWVDATGAGELLAEARRSDQADAGLLSKPMLRSVGVSRLKCVRALEENLLAPTTARHLLLRWLGNPNESRQIAGLTAERLRKRCGLDVASYLDEAKSPFGQDSDAITSHLSELISRIPVPELLEGTKVTRLLKETLSECDVLHRLDRRAATQMVMLRREISVRMHDGRIDVTSSVQATEGLMKWCNDAVKELGQFGLDLRRQQDEERRKGSSQQDLEMEIESAEKLAMMELDVIASELAAEQLKAFTQRMKTLHETLTKMAIRIAQAIRCIPGDNRDTENPWEEMPQEIQMRFNPVLEDLHSQTASIWLLGPLRDAKVEWDEQAMAADLVAKCLPVIENVIDSHRHSSENLTDTSTSAAAALTHESEMTNTQTIPVSRDANTAQLAKTGVFETQTFERKPGGNSLWTEQTTIESALQVASPPLLHCGGRQRLLLLVGSESERERLEPKVSAAHTGSLTTVVIPGVTPILVHEAQQIPIDNVLEQLDLVSGGNTQVSKRLHARTDVDWKD; from the coding sequence ATGACCGTCAAAACAACCCACACGATCGCACCAGGTTACGAGCCCATCACCGGTTACAGGCTGGAAAAGAAGATTGGCGAAGGCGGCTTTGGTGAGGTGTGGCGAGCCAATGCGCCAGGTGGGCTCAAGAAGGCAGTCAAATTTGTCTTTGGTGCCAAAGATGCCAAGCGTGGTTCCCGCGAATTGAAGTCGTTGGAACGTATCAAGGGGGTCCACCACCCGTTCTTGTTAACGCTCGAGCGGTTCGGCATTGTGAATGACCGGTTGGTCATCGTGACAGAGTTGGCTGACGGTTCACTCGAAGATGTTCTCAAACGCCATCAAGACCGTGGGTCGTGTGGGATCCCTCGCGCGGCATTGCTTTCGTACTTGCATGACGCGGCGGATGCACTGGACTACTTGCATGGCAGCTACCAATTGCAGCACCTGGACGTGAAGCCAGGCAACTTGTTGCTTGTTGGTGGGCACGTGAAAGTGGGTGACTTTGGATTGCTGAAGGATTTACGCGAGATCGATCATTCGGTGATCGGCGGTCTGACACCAATCTACGCTCCGCCGGAATTGTTCGACGGCCGGCCCAGCATCAACAGCGACCAGTACTCCTTGGCAGTGATGTACCAAGAGTTGCTGACGGGAACGCGACCCTTTGCTGGGCGCACGATCGCTCAGTTGGCGACACAACACATTCATGCGGCGCCTGTGCTGGACTCGTTGCCAGCGGCGGACCGTGTGGCCGTGGCACGCGCCCTCGAAAAAGATCCTGAACGGCGCTTTGAATCGTGCAAGGATTTCGTCGAGGCTCTCCGTACCCCGCGTGGACGCGAAGGAACGGTGGTTCAGACGACGACCAAAGCTAGCGTTCTCACCCGCCAAGAAGCGGTGGAAGATCTGCCAAGTTTGCAATCCCGGTGTGCAATCTTTCACGGACGTGTGACGGGGCACGCCTTGGTGGTCGCCGTCGGCGGTGCCGGGGCGGAATGCCTGCACGAACTGCGTAGCCGGGTCGCGACGCTGCACAGCGCATGCCCGCTGGATTTGCATTCGGTGTTGATTGACACCGACATGAGCGCCATTCATGCCGCCCGTCTGGCGGAGGCATCCGATCGCATCCCGCCCGCAACCATTCTGCACACGCCGCTGAAGTCTGCCCAGCAATATCGAGAAGGTCGAACCGATCATTTTCGTTCGTTGTCACGACGTTGGATCTACAACGTGCCCCGCAGTGGTGCGACCGAGGGAATGCGTCCTTTGGGGCGTTTGGCGATGGTTGATCATGCGAAAAGCATTGACACGGGACTTCGCGCATCGATTGATCACTTGGCGGCCGTTTGTGGTGACCGCGTGCCCTCCGTCTACATCGTGGGGTCTCTTTCGGGAGGCACCGCCAGCGGCATGGTGATGGATCTGGCTCCACGAATTCGGACGTTGTTGGATGAAGCGGGACTGGAAAGTGCTTCGGTTTTACCGTTGCTTTCGACGGTGTCGTTGCAGGGCAATCCGCATCAACCGCTGACGTTGCATGATTCGCATGCGGCAGTATCTGAAATCGGGCACTACATGTTGCCGGAGAACAGTTACCCCGGCGATTCGGGGATTCAGTGGCAAGGTGTGCCGGCCTCGCGAAATCCGCTTCGCAACGCGTATGTGGTGGTCGATGGAGATCATGCTCTGCCGGATTCTTGTTCCGCAGCAGCGACCATCGTGGATTACCTGTGGGTGGATGCCACCGGCGCTGGGGAATTGTTGGCGGAAGCTCGCCGCAGTGACCAAGCCGACGCGGGCTTGCTCTCCAAGCCAATGTTGCGTTCTGTGGGCGTGTCGCGTCTGAAATGTGTTCGAGCGTTGGAGGAGAATCTGTTGGCTCCCACCACCGCGAGGCATTTGTTGCTTCGTTGGTTGGGGAATCCGAATGAATCGCGGCAGATCGCCGGGCTGACCGCCGAGCGTCTACGCAAACGATGCGGCCTGGATGTCGCGTCCTATCTGGACGAAGCGAAGTCGCCTTTTGGTCAAGACAGCGATGCGATCACCAGTCACCTTTCCGAACTGATTTCACGCATTCCTGTGCCGGAATTGTTGGAGGGAACCAAGGTCACACGGTTGCTGAAAGAGACGCTGAGTGAGTGCGACGTTCTTCATCGACTGGATCGTCGGGCAGCAACGCAAATGGTGATGCTGCGCCGCGAAATTTCGGTGCGGATGCACGATGGGCGAATTGATGTCACCTCCAGTGTGCAGGCCACCGAAGGGTTGATGAAGTGGTGCAACGATGCGGTGAAAGAGTTGGGACAATTCGGTTTGGATCTGCGACGTCAACAAGACGAAGAACGCCGAAAAGGATCTTCTCAGCAAGATCTGGAAATGGAGATCGAGTCCGCTGAGAAATTGGCGATGATGGAACTGGATGTGATCGCATCGGAGCTCGCTGCGGAGCAACTGAAGGCCTTCACACAGCGCATGAAGACCTTGCATGAAACGCTGACCAAGATGGCGATTCGAATTGCGCAAGCCATCCGTTGCATACCCGGTGACAATCGGGACACGGAAAACCCTTGGGAAGAAATGCCGCAAGAAATCCAAATGCGCTTCAATCCTGTGCTGGAGGATTTGCATTCGCAGACCGCATCCATTTGGTTGCTGGGCCCGTTGCGAGACGCCAAGGTCGAATGGGACGAGCAAGCGATGGCTGCCGATTTGGTTGCCAAGTGTTTGCCGGTGATTGAAAATGTGATCGACTCGCATCGACATTCTTCCGAAAATCTCACCGACACCTCGACTTCTGCAGCGGCTGCGTTGACTCATGAATCAGAGATGACCAACACGCAAACCATTCCCGTTTCACGCGATGCCAACACGGCGCAACTCGCCAAAACAGGCGTCTTTGAAACGCAAACGTTTGAACGCAAGCCGGGCGGCAATTCTTTGTGGACCGAGCAGACGACGATTGAATCCGCTTTGCAAGTTGCATCTCCGCCGTTGTTGCACTGTGGCGGTCGCCAGCGTTTGTTGCTGTTGGTCGGAAGCGAATCCGAGCGAGAACGGCTGGAACCCAAGGTGTCAGCTGCTCACACTGGATCTTTGACGACGGTGGTGATTCCTGGCGTGACGCCGATTCTGGTTCACGAAGCGCAGCAGATCCCGATTGACAATGTCTTGGAACAGTTGGATTTGGTTTCCGGAGGCAACACGCAGGTCAGCAAACGCTTGCACGCTCGAACGGACGTGGACTGGAAGGACTGA